The following proteins are co-located in the Microcoleus sp. bin38.metabat.b11b12b14.051 genome:
- a CDS encoding tetratricopeptide repeat protein: MNIKHFYKRGLHSAKKGNYEAALEDFDQILQVNPADAKAYNNRGLVYYYMKDYQKAIADLSQALDINPNLFEAYLNRGNAWRHLGENDKAIDDLNCALASKPDSHAIYNNRGLVLANLGHYEEAIEDYNRALSINSQNYKTYYNRGRAFYLLGEKEAATENFNETLRLNPRYIKAYINRGLSYHQLGDNTQAIADYNTALGIDPNNVYAYYNRGCVRYKLKQMQLAIEDFNKAVQLDPNYVKAYLNRGLALYKMGDIATANRDFYHVMCINAEAYLYYQAQRCTPDINSYFKEAPQMELNNAVEYYNTTLNTMSTSLSSAALNAIWNQEDLENRDSIICEGEFLNE, encoded by the coding sequence ATGAACATCAAGCATTTTTACAAACGCGGTTTACACAGCGCCAAAAAAGGAAACTACGAAGCCGCACTTGAGGACTTCGATCAGATACTGCAAGTCAATCCCGCCGATGCCAAAGCCTATAACAATCGCGGTTTAGTCTACTATTACATGAAAGACTACCAAAAGGCGATCGCAGATCTCAGTCAAGCACTAGACATCAATCCTAATTTGTTCGAGGCCTACTTGAATCGAGGAAATGCTTGGCGCCACCTCGGAGAAAACGACAAAGCCATCGACGATCTCAACTGCGCTTTAGCAAGCAAGCCTGACAGTCACGCTATCTACAACAACCGGGGACTGGTACTTGCTAATTTAGGACATTACGAAGAAGCAATAGAAGACTACAATCGAGCTCTCTCTATCAATTCCCAAAATTATAAAACCTATTACAACCGAGGGCGAGCTTTCTACCTGTTGGGAGAAAAAGAGGCAGCCACCGAGAACTTTAACGAAACGCTGCGGTTGAATCCCAGATATATCAAAGCTTACATAAATCGCGGTCTCTCTTACCACCAATTAGGAGACAACACGCAGGCGATCGCCGATTACAACACAGCACTCGGCATCGACCCAAACAATGTTTATGCGTATTATAACAGAGGTTGCGTTCGCTATAAATTAAAACAAATGCAGCTAGCAATTGAAGACTTTAATAAAGCAGTGCAACTCGATCCTAACTACGTTAAAGCTTATCTCAATCGGGGTTTAGCGCTGTACAAAATGGGAGATATTGCGACCGCAAATAGGGATTTTTACCACGTCATGTGCATCAATGCTGAAGCTTATTTGTACTACCAGGCTCAGCGCTGCACGCCTGATATCAATTCTTATTTCAAAGAAGCGCCACAGATGGAACTGAATAATGCTGTAGAATACTACAACACCACCTTAAATACGATGTCAACTTCTTTAAGTTCCGCAGCATTGAATGCGATTTGGAATCAAGAAGATTTGGAAAACAGAGACTCGATTATCTGTGAAGGTGAATTTCTCAATGAGTAA
- a CDS encoding BMC domain-containing protein: MDGQIDRNSSQSGRSQHQEYFKDTALGLVSTKSFPAIVGTADMMLKSAGVILVGYEKIGSGHCTAIVRGRISDVRLAVEAGAQTAEQFGQFVSKLVIPRPLANLEVVLPIGFRLTQLSESGSYSRLSNQAIGLLETRGFPAMVGACDAMLKSADVHLAAYEKIGAGLCTAIIRGAVADVAVAVEAGMYEAERIGELNAVMVIPRPLEDLEQTLPLASCWIEQRTPVRVPISVQEKEKELIELPDLEKLRVYVEEEINR; the protein is encoded by the coding sequence ATGGACGGACAAATAGATCGTAACAGCAGTCAGTCAGGGCGATCGCAGCATCAGGAATACTTCAAAGACACTGCTTTGGGTTTGGTATCTACCAAGAGTTTTCCGGCAATTGTCGGGACTGCTGACATGATGCTGAAGTCGGCAGGGGTCATTTTAGTAGGGTACGAGAAAATTGGTTCCGGTCACTGTACCGCGATCGTCCGCGGGCGCATTTCCGACGTGCGTTTGGCTGTGGAAGCAGGAGCTCAGACAGCCGAACAGTTCGGACAGTTTGTTTCTAAGCTGGTGATTCCTCGGCCTTTGGCTAACTTGGAAGTAGTTTTGCCGATCGGCTTTCGCCTAACTCAACTGTCGGAAAGTGGCAGTTATTCTCGACTGAGCAATCAGGCGATCGGTTTGCTCGAAACGCGGGGATTTCCGGCAATGGTCGGTGCTTGCGATGCTATGCTCAAATCCGCCGACGTACACTTGGCCGCCTACGAGAAAATTGGCGCCGGTTTGTGCACGGCAATTATTCGCGGCGCAGTCGCAGATGTCGCAGTAGCCGTAGAAGCGGGGATGTACGAAGCTGAGCGCATTGGCGAATTGAACGCGGTGATGGTAATTCCCAGGCCTTTGGAAGATTTGGAACAAACTTTGCCGCTGGCGAGTTGCTGGATAGAACAGCGCACACCTGTGAGGGTGCCTATCTCTGTTCAGGAAAAGGAAAAAGAATTGATCGAACTCCCAGATTTGGAGAAATTGAGAGTTTATGTGGAAGAGGAAATCAATCGGTAA
- a CDS encoding carbon dioxide concentrating mechanism protein, with the protein MYLSPLQLSSNSQIFLSGDVVVNEGAAIAPGAILQADPGSRLSIAAGACIGMGVILHAREGTLEIAAGAILGAGVLVVGAGTIGANACIGAGTTLINPAIDQMQILPAGSLIGDTSRQVAAEPTAEAETSAPETPAAAAPAVEPPADRAIDPPAPAQTQPPTPPETAPDPPPETAANPPPPPREVPTILYGQAHINQLLGTLFPHRQAFNRSQENGHTPSGGTG; encoded by the coding sequence ATGTATTTATCGCCACTGCAATTAAGTAGCAACTCTCAGATTTTTCTGAGTGGCGATGTAGTTGTGAATGAAGGTGCTGCGATCGCCCCTGGAGCCATCCTCCAAGCAGATCCGGGTAGCCGGCTCTCGATCGCCGCCGGTGCGTGCATCGGTATGGGAGTTATCCTTCACGCCCGCGAAGGTACTCTCGAAATCGCAGCGGGCGCGATTCTGGGTGCAGGCGTGCTGGTAGTAGGTGCGGGGACGATCGGGGCCAATGCCTGTATTGGTGCGGGAACGACGCTGATTAATCCTGCGATCGACCAAATGCAAATTTTGCCAGCAGGTTCTCTGATCGGAGATACCAGCCGTCAAGTCGCAGCAGAACCAACCGCAGAAGCCGAAACCTCTGCACCGGAAACCCCCGCAGCCGCAGCGCCAGCAGTTGAGCCGCCAGCCGATCGCGCGATCGACCCGCCAGCACCCGCCCAAACACAGCCTCCGACACCGCCGGAGACAGCCCCAGATCCGCCGCCAGAAACGGCCGCCAATCCGCCTCCGCCACCACGGGAAGTGCCAACTATTCTCTACGGCCAAGCTCATATCAATCAGTTGCTGGGGACGCTGTTTCCGCACCGACAAGCTTTTAATCGATCGCAGGAAAACGGTCACACACCCTCGGGCGGCACGGGATAG